Part of the Neorhodopirellula lusitana genome is shown below.
GGTTCCGTTGTGGGAGCTTGGACGGGCTGCTTCGTCGCGTTCTCGTAGAGGAAGCTGGCGATTGCGAAATCAAGCGGCGTGTCGATGTCGATGGATCGCTCGACAGGCACCTCGACGTGGGCAACTTCGCAGTCGAAGATTCCCTTTCGAGTTAGTACTGCCGACGGTTTCGCAGCGTACGCTACCGTCGTGATGTCGTAGACATCCGGTGCGTCTTGCCGCCGCGTGATCTGGCTGTTTCGCATCACCAAGTCGACTCGTTCCCGCTGGTCGACTTGAACTTGATTGAAGTACGGATTGCGATAGGGGGAAGCGACGGTCAGAACAATTTCAGCACCGGATGCACGTAAACGGTTGATGCATGCGTCAACATCGTTTGTCGTTCGCAACGGAGCGGTAGGCGGAATGCTGACGAACACATCGGGACAACACGGCGATAGGCTTTCGATCGCATGTCGCCAAGCGAGCCATTCGGAAGCGGTGTCAGACGCCAGTTCAGCCGGTCGCAAGCAAGGCACTGATGCACCGAAACGGACTGCTTCCGCAGCGATTGTGGGGCAATCCGTCGACACGAATACCTCATCAATCTGGTGCGAGGCCAGTGCCGTTTGGATGGCACGGCCGATCAAGGAGACACCACCAAGCTTTTTCAGGTTCTTCCCGGGCAATCCCTTCGATCCGCCACGGGCAAAAATGTAGCCGAAACACTTCGGGGAACTAAAACTACTCATTTGCTGATCAATCCTTTGAGTTCCATGTCTCGGCTTGCTCAATCAAATCCATTGCGAGCAATCCCTCTTCTCCTGCGGATGTGAATCCTGTTTTGCTAGCAATTCGTCGCAGGAATTCTCGGCTCATTTCGATGTACGATGCATTGCGATCGGCTGCCGAGTCGTCGTGGAGCATTTCGGTTTGCCCTGGCTTCGTCAAGGTCAATTGACGTTGCACACCGTCCCAGTGCAGGCTCCCCAGCGTGCCGGTTACCGTGCAAAATCGGCGTGCTGTGCGACTGAGGAAATCGAGATGAACACGTGCGAGCAGCGGTCTGGGACATCCCGTCACCGTTCCCTGAAGCAGCAATTCAACGTGATCTTCGACATCAATCTCTAGATCACCAATCTGATCGAGTTGGGCCGAACGCACTTGCAGTCCTTCCTTGACACCGGCGGTTTGAGCAATCCACTGAACGTAATCCAGTTCATGGCTCAGCTCTCGTAAGGCTCCACCGCCCAGTTGCCGCTGCGCCGACACACAGGTCCGGTAATCTTGATCAGGCCGCCAGTCGGGAAGATATTGCCCAACCGAAGCATCGATCGACAGGACATTGCCGATGCTTTTCGATGAAACGCGATGTTGTAGTTCTCGCAGGGCTTCATCGAAACGAAGGTTGTAGCCTGTCATCAGAACGCAATTGTTGGCCTTGCTCGCTGCGGTGATTCGCTTGGCATCTACGAGCACACTCGCCAGTGGCTTTTCCACCAATAAGTGCGTTCCCACATTGGCGAGAGCGTTGACCGTCACCGCGTGTTCGCTAGCCGGATTGGCAATCACCGCCCAATCGGGACGCCACTGAGTCGCTTTTGGCAACTCCGTCAACACCAGGTCGGCCCCCAGTTGTTTTGCGGTCCCGTCCTCACGCCGCCGTAGCACCGCGATCGTGGAATCCGGGCATAGCTCGCGGAAGTTCTTCAGATGCCGCCGGCCAATGCTACCGAGCCCAACGATGAGCCCGCGAGGCTTGATCAATTCGTCGGAGCTATTCTGCGTCATGCGAGCCTCGGCTTAGCGGAAAGGTGAGCTTCAGCATCACTATGCGGCTTGAGAGGTTCACCGATCTCTTCCACTTGTAAGCTAGGATCTTCGCTTGGCATGGGTTGAGTGGGGGGCAGCAAGGAGGTGAGGACAAGCAAATTGCTGCACTGCTGAAGCGTAGCTGGAAGCGACGCGAATCAGCAAACACCTGAAAGGTATTGTTGTGATTTCGGGGAAAGGAAGATTTGGTAGTGAAATGCGATCGGCCACGCAATATCAATATCGCTCTATCAAATCTCGTCACAACACTGCTAGTCTTCCACTCCCGATTTGATACGTGAATTCTTTCCCAAACTGGATCTTCGTGATGGTGGAAGCTCGCAAAGAGTCCGAGACCCATTCAGAAAATATTCTGGTCTACCTGGCCTATCCCACTTGGCGCAAGAATGCGTTGGTCGCATTGGCGCGCGCGAAAGAGCTTCAGGAGTCGGGGCACGAGGTTGTGGTCATGCACTGCGCTGCCACCGCGGGAACCTGCGCGGTCAATAGTGTTGGGAATCCGGCAACATGCCAAGCGTGTCAGAATGCCGTTCGGAAAAACACCACCAGGCTCGGTTTGCCGCTTGTGGCACTCACTCCCAAGCCAGATCCAGATTCGGCGGAAGTCTCGTTTCATGAACGCAAAATCTTGCTGGAAGGCGTGATGAGCGGATTGATCTCCGCCTTTCGGATGATGCCGGATGACATTCGATCAAGTCGTATGATTTCCGCGATTAAGCGTCGATACTTGCGAACTTCTCAGGGATTGCTGGCTGCACTCAAAAGCAAACTCTCGACAGGAGCATTTGACCGCATTGAGGTCTTTAACGGGCGTCACGCCTGTTCTCGCTTGTGTCTGATTGCAGCTGAGTCCCTTGGGATTCCTTTCAACACCTTGGAAGTCACCGCGTGCGGGAAACCGACCGTTTTCCAAGGACATCGCCCCCACGATCGAAAGCACATCCAAAAGCGCATTCTCTCCTACCCTGCTGATCTTGAGACTGCGAGCGCATTTTACGAACGCAGAAGAAGTCCCAAGGACAATAAGTACGCAAAGAAACACAGTCGGTCGTTTGCACCGCCTGCAACGGAAGGCTTCACCAGGAAAGTCAGCGTTTTTCTAAGTAGCCAAGACGAGTTCGAGTCTCTCGGGAAAGACTGGGTATCCCCCTTCGCCGACTACGCTGCGGTGATTCGCAAGATCAGTGACCAGAATCCGGATACACTCTTTTGTGTTCGCTTTCACCCCAATCAAGGTGATATTGCGACGGATGTCGTCACGCCGTTTGAGGATGTTGAGCAACGCAAGAATGTGATGGTTTATTACCCCGACGTGAGTTTGGATAGTTACCAAATGATTGACTGGAGCGACCTCGTGATCACGTTCGGATCGACGATCTCCATTGAATCCTGCTGGATGGGGAAACCCTCGATCATCTTGGGCCCTTCCTACTACGATGGACTCGACGTGTCGTATGTGCCAACTTCCGTGGAAGAACTGGATCAATGCATTAAGGCAGATCTGCCACCTAAGAGCCGGGACAACGCCGCTCGCTTTGCGGTCTACGCCCAAAGAGACGGCGACGACTTCGAATACTTGCTCTACGATGGCAAGAACCTGCAGCCCAATGGATTTCGGCACCGCGGTCTGATCGCCACCCGGGTAGCCCGAGCAGTCGACAACCTGACTTGTCACACCATCAAGTCGCTGGCAACCCGAAGACGCTCAGCATGACGAAGCAAACCATACTCTCAGATTTCAGCCATTGTCGCGGTGTAAAGCTCGACTAATCGGCGGTTTGAATCGATGTCTTCGGGACCGTAGTCTTCGTCCTCGTCGCCTTTGATGTGAATAGACGAAGTCCTACTTATGCGGCCATCGTGTCTCGCTGCCGAGAGACCATTTGGGGCCCCATTGAGTAACCATACTCACTAAGATCCGTACCGATTAGCTGGGAGGTAAGTTTGTTGCTCTCGTCGTAGAAACCGTCTGTGTACGACGCAATTTCGGCTCGTTTTGCTGCGACGAATTTCCGGTGCATTGAATCGGGTACCAGTTTTCCCAAAGCCGCTTTCATCGTCTTAAACGACCATCTAGCCCGGGGAATCGCTATCGGTGAATACGAGTTTAGTGAACTCTTCACGAATAGCGGTGCGAGAATTCTTAGGTGATATTCGATGACTCGATTTCTGCCTGCGTTCTCCTGTGATTCGAATGGTAGGTCATTAGGGATCCGGGCCCCACTAAAAGTGGCAAGTTGACTGATGAAGTTTTTGGGTGCCCGGCGGAACAACTCGTAAGGCAATACCAGGACATTGTCGCGTCCAAACAGCTTTTGATAGTGGTCGATCAAAAAGTGATACTGGAAATAGTGTTTGGAAAACATGGGTAAACGTCCGTCAAACGGTTCATTGATATACCTATCAAGACTTTGGATGCCACCCCCGAGCAAATATTGGAAGTAGGTCGACATGATCATCGAGTTCTGCTCTCGAACTACCATGAATACCTTCGCGTTTGGAAAAACAGCATGCAATCTCTCGGCCAAGCTCTTTTGGTCAAAGCCACCCGAGTGCGGATTTCCAGTGAATTGTTCGCTTGACACAACCGGAATTCCTTCGGTGCGCCAGTTCAACTCCAACTCAAAGCGAGAACGCAGCGAATCTGCATGGAAGCCAAGAGGATTAATCGAAGAGCCGTTTTCATCACTGACAAACGGGCGGGTGAGGTCTACACTTCGAACCTTCTTTCGCGACCTGTAAGACAGAGGATAGAACCCTCGTGTGCAATGATCGAAGAGACTCCGTTGAAGCCAAGTCGTGCCCGTTTTATGGTAGCCTACGTGAAGCAGGAGTTGGTTACTGTCCGTTTGCATAATCTTCTGTCAGGAAATGAGCGGTGGTTCGCCTGCAGCTGCTTGTTGCGAGTGGGTCGACTTTGTACGGGGCGAACAGTGAATTTTGGGTCATGTCGTGTTCACTTGATCGAAACTCAAACAACACTCTTGAGTTCGGTCAACGTATCCCATGCGACCTCAAGTATCATGCTGCTTGGTTCCGATGGACGCTACTAGGACGAGGGTTGTCCGGATATCCGCCTGGGTTGGAATCGATCGCGTCGATGCCATCGATCGCCAATTGTTGATGCCAGGGAATTGGGTTAGGGATTAACAGGTAATTCAGCACATCTCGATGGTCGTGTTGAGGGGGCACCGCTTTGTGGAGCGCATTATTTAAAAAGAGCATGACGTCTCCTGCCTTCGCGTCATGATGAAACGGACGATGCGGGAGGCCGTTTTTGGATGCGAAACTCGACAAGTCCTCAAGACGCTGTTTACGACTCCCACGGTATCCGGCTCGATAGTAAGCACTCGTGTCATCCAGTGACATGAATCTTGTAGCGCCTTGTTGTTCACCTGCATCAGTCAGGTGCAGCATCACTTTAAGGGTATCGCAAGGTACATTGTCAGAGTGCCACAGCCAGGCATGACTGACCTCTTGAGTGGGTAGGCTTCGATAGCAGCTTAGCCATTCGATACGGTAGTAACATCCGAAGTACTCGCGGATGCGTTGATCTAAAGTCGGATTGTGAAAAATGTCGATGACTTCCTTTCCAAGTGATCGAACCGGCTTATGAACACTTCGCATCAACTTCGAGGTGGATTCCTGGACCGAATTTGGATCGGCATCGATCCGTTCGCTCATGGTCGACGACAAACGGTCGGCTGTTTCAGTCTCAAGTACATTCTTTACTAAGATGGAACCCTGCCTGCGAACCCCCTCTTCATCGCAGGGGCAAGAATAGTTTGCGCGGCACTCTAGGGTGTAATCGCGGTAGGTCCCATTAACGATCGGTCCCAATTTGTTGTGGTATCGATCAAACTGTTCGGGGCGAGAAGCATACCAGCGAAGAAACGGCCTCGCCACGTTTTGCAGCATGGGAGAAATTCGAGATGAAGGCTTATTGTTTTTCGACATCGTCGTGCATCCTATGAACATCAGCGCCACGAAAACTACAATGGAATCGACTACAGCTTTGACGCCGACAAGCTAAATGGTGTCGATTACGTCCGGGCGACTCTCGGGTTAAGCTAGATCCGCTCGTGATTTAATCAAATGTTGGTAACTAACGCAGCTAAACTTTTGACAGTTCAGGCTGGCTCTCTTCGATCTACTGACGAAAGTGTTCTGTTGGTCGAAAGAATCGGTGTTAGCAGGGGAGGAACTGCTACGCCGCGGTCTTTCTATCCCTTGGGCTAAACACCTTGCTCAATTTGCGATTCACTTTGTCAACGCAATGCTCAACCAGTGTTCCCGGTAGATGATACGGAGTGGTTGGGTAATTCAGAGCAAGGGAGCCCTTCTGTATTTCTGCTTCGATCGCCACTCGATGGGGTGAGTTGCGATAGGCATTCTTGATGTAGAAATACTGCTGATTTGCGGATGGTTTGGGGATTCGAACGGCGTTTTCAAATCCTTCAAGTGAGCCGAGGGAGAGGGAGTCGCACATTTGTTCGATTACGGCGCGAGGATTTAGCAGCACTTCTTCATAACGCACTGTGTGCCAAGCTTCGTGACCCGATTGCAGCAGGGACGTCACAGCCTCGTTCCAGCTGATTGCTGCTTTATGAAGGAGGCTCTTTCCTTCGTTCACTACACGTTCGGAACGAAGCAAGAATCCCTCTCGACCAGCCTTTGTCATCGAGTGCATCGTCGTCCAGGGATCACGAAGGCAGTAAACAAATTGCGCTTCGGGAAACATCTCGCGAATGATGTTGATGTTAAGGACGTGCGAGGGATTTTTGATGACTAGTCGACGTCCTTCCGCAATTTCGAGGTATCGATCACGTAGCAGACGGACTGAAACATGGTCTGCGATTGGTTGATCAATCGTGGGACGGTTGAATTGTTCACTCCAGTGGGCATATTTGAAGTTGTTCCACCATAATTCTTGGTCATTCACGCCTGACTGATCTTCAGGGATTTCACTGCTCTTATTGCTGTGTTCGCTGATAAGACAGAAATCTTTGGACAAGGTCCCGAAAACTCTTCCCATCATCTTGGTGCCGGAGCGGGGGCACCCTGTGATTACAATTGGCGCATTGTTCATTAGGTGAACTCTCTTGTGCAGTTTGGTTTTAGGAGAAAACACTCAGGCCGCTGAACGTCTAGGTTTCAAGTGGTATCTGATGAATCTTTTTAGTAGACGTTTTGAAATTTCGTTCATTTGAGCTAGTGGGACGACTACGGTTGGAAATCGCCTTCGGAATCCCACCGGTTGCATATCACCATCTTCATAGTTTAAGTAGTCAAGTTCATCGAAGTCCGTTACGGAGTAGTTGGCGTACTTCGATGCTGATTCGCGACCACAAGGGTGAACGTCAGATTCAAGAAGGCTCAAGAATTCCTCGATAGACTTGGGAGTCTCAGAAATCCCTAGCTGGTCGTAAAGAGACGGGCCAAGTTGAATGACTGGCTTCTTTCTCCAGCACGCTTCAACTGCGATAGTCGATGCAAAAGTGACTACAATGTCACTCCAGTCAATCAATGTGTAGCTGTTGATATCGTCATTAGGGGCATACAGTTGAACATTCTTGAGTTCTTTCAGCTGTTCGAATCCTTCGTTGACATCGCTTAGGATGCTGGCTTGGTTGGGATGGAAACGAACGCAAAAGTAGGTCTTGGGGAACTGGACCGCGGCCTGGAAAATGACTGTTGCATTGTCTCGAAATGGCGATCGCCAAGAAGGGCCAAGTGACTCGCATTCATCTTGACTACTCAGGAAATACGAGATTTTGCGTTCGTAGTTTGTCGCTTCTGCGGGTGGGGAAAACTGACGGTGGCTGGCTGCAAAGCGATTGACCGTGCCTTCTTCGCGAGCTTGAAAGTACTTGTTGGCGATCTCGAGATCATTGGTGTTGCTAAGCATCCTCGTTTGGATCGCCGTCCGATCGTGCGGCGTGTGTCCTCGAAATACCATAGGCATCCCGTACAGGTTGAAGTCGAGGGTGTTGAAGGGTATTCCTTTCGACATTGAGGCGATGACCAACGATTTTCGACAGGCGTATCTGCCGTTGAGAACAGCCGTTTCACTAATGTTGTACTCGTCGATCACATGATGAGAGGCTCTCAACAAAGTCGTCGCTGTTTTGAATAGTTTTCGTTTTAGTGTTTTGGCTACGCTTATCTTTCCTAAGTCTTTGGATAACACACGCAAAAGCGTTACCAGACAACTGCGTACACCTTCGACGATTGAGCGACGCTCAGAAAACGAGAGTTTACGTTTCTTTGTCTGGG
Proteins encoded:
- a CDS encoding Gfo/Idh/MocA family protein, with the protein product MTQNSSDELIKPRGLIVGLGSIGRRHLKNFRELCPDSTIAVLRRREDGTAKQLGADLVLTELPKATQWRPDWAVIANPASEHAVTVNALANVGTHLLVEKPLASVLVDAKRITAASKANNCVLMTGYNLRFDEALRELQHRVSSKSIGNVLSIDASVGQYLPDWRPDQDYRTCVSAQRQLGGGALRELSHELDYVQWIAQTAGVKEGLQVRSAQLDQIGDLEIDVEDHVELLLQGTVTGCPRPLLARVHLDFLSRTARRFCTVTGTLGSLHWDGVQRQLTLTKPGQTEMLHDDSAADRNASYIEMSREFLRRIASKTGFTSAGEEGLLAMDLIEQAETWNSKD
- a CDS encoding sulfotransferase, with the protein product MQTDSNQLLLHVGYHKTGTTWLQRSLFDHCTRGFYPLSYRSRKKVRSVDLTRPFVSDENGSSINPLGFHADSLRSRFELELNWRTEGIPVVSSEQFTGNPHSGGFDQKSLAERLHAVFPNAKVFMVVREQNSMIMSTYFQYLLGGGIQSLDRYINEPFDGRLPMFSKHYFQYHFLIDHYQKLFGRDNVLVLPYELFRRAPKNFISQLATFSGARIPNDLPFESQENAGRNRVIEYHLRILAPLFVKSSLNSYSPIAIPRARWSFKTMKAALGKLVPDSMHRKFVAAKRAEIASYTDGFYDESNKLTSQLIGTDLSEYGYSMGPQMVSRQRDTMAA
- a CDS encoding phytanoyl-CoA dioxygenase family protein; protein product: MSKNNKPSSRISPMLQNVARPFLRWYASRPEQFDRYHNKLGPIVNGTYRDYTLECRANYSCPCDEEGVRRQGSILVKNVLETETADRLSSTMSERIDADPNSVQESTSKLMRSVHKPVRSLGKEVIDIFHNPTLDQRIREYFGCYYRIEWLSCYRSLPTQEVSHAWLWHSDNVPCDTLKVMLHLTDAGEQQGATRFMSLDDTSAYYRAGYRGSRKQRLEDLSSFASKNGLPHRPFHHDAKAGDVMLFLNNALHKAVPPQHDHRDVLNYLLIPNPIPWHQQLAIDGIDAIDSNPGGYPDNPRPSSVHRNQAA
- a CDS encoding sulfotransferase family protein, with protein sequence MNNAPIVITGCPRSGTKMMGRVFGTLSKDFCLISEHSNKSSEIPEDQSGVNDQELWWNNFKYAHWSEQFNRPTIDQPIADHVSVRLLRDRYLEIAEGRRLVIKNPSHVLNINIIREMFPEAQFVYCLRDPWTTMHSMTKAGREGFLLRSERVVNEGKSLLHKAAISWNEAVTSLLQSGHEAWHTVRYEEVLLNPRAVIEQMCDSLSLGSLEGFENAVRIPKPSANQQYFYIKNAYRNSPHRVAIEAEIQKGSLALNYPTTPYHLPGTLVEHCVDKVNRKLSKVFSPRDRKTAA
- a CDS encoding acylneuraminate cytidylyltransferase family protein; amino-acid sequence: MSSFSSPKCFGYIFARGGSKGLPGKNLKKLGGVSLIGRAIQTALASHQIDEVFVSTDCPTIAAEAVRFGASVPCLRPAELASDTASEWLAWRHAIESLSPCCPDVFVSIPPTAPLRTTNDVDACINRLRASGAEIVLTVASPYRNPYFNQVQVDQRERVDLVMRNSQITRRQDAPDVYDITTVAYAAKPSAVLTRKGIFDCEVAHVEVPVERSIDIDTPLDFAIASFLYENATKQPVQAPTTEPTVTIPIRRAA